A region from the Arachis ipaensis cultivar K30076 chromosome B01, Araip1.1, whole genome shotgun sequence genome encodes:
- the LOC107638170 gene encoding rac-like GTP-binding protein RHO1 — protein MSASKFIKCVTVGDGAVGKTCLLISYTSNTFPTDYVPTVFDNFSANVVVNGATVNLGLWDTAGQEDYNRLRPLSYRGADVFILAFSLISKASYENVSKKWIPELKHYAPGVPIILVGTKLDLRDDKQFFIDHPGAVPITNAQGEELRKLINAPAYIECSSKSQQNVKAVFDAAIRVVLQPPKQKKKKGKAQKACSIL, from the exons atgagcgCTTCAAAGTTCATCAAGTGCGTTACTGTTGGGGATGGAGCTGTGGGCAAAACTTGCTTGCTAATATCCTACACCAGCAACACCTTCCCCACC GATTATGTGCCAACTGTGTTCGACAATTTCAGTGCAAATGTTGTTGTCAATGGAGCCACAGTTAATCTCGGTTTGTGGGACACTGCAG GGCAAGAGGATTATAACAGACTACGACCTTTGAGTTATCGTGGTGCCGATGTTTTCATATTGGCTTTCTCTCTCATAAGCAAGGCCAGTTATGAAAATGTTTCCAAAAAG TGGATCCCAGAATTGAAACATTATGCACCTGGTGTCCCCATCATTTTGGTTGGCACAAAGCTTG ATCTTCGGGATGACAAGCAGTTCTTCATTGACCATCCTGGTGCCGTACCCATCACTAATGCTCAG GGAGAAGAGCTCAGGAAGCTTATCAATGCACCAGCTTACATTGAATGCAGTTCAAAATCTCAGCAG AACGTGAAGGCGGTCTTTGATGCGGCTATTCGAGTCGTTCTTCAACCCCCTAAGCAGAAGAAAAAGAAGGGTAAAGCACAGAAGGCCTGTTCAATATTGTAA
- the LOC107643732 gene encoding GDSL esterase/lipase EXL3-like, whose translation MRPSLLLQKLLFQLFQAILWCCSSILIIAIIILFQHVSAENLPNNETVPAVIVFGDSIVDSGNNNYISTIVKCDFSPYGRDFGDGNYPTGRFSNGLVPSDIIAARFGVKKLLPPYLDPNLQLEDLLTGVSFASGGAGYDPLTSKLMSVISLTEQLNMFKEYINKIKEAVGENRTSMIVSKSIYIICIGSDDIANTYVQTPFRKIQYDIPSYTDFMASEASNFFQELYGLGARRIGVFGVPVIGCVPSQRTISGGILRACSYSTNQAAILFNSKLSNQMDALQKKFPDARFVYLDSYNPFLDMLQNPTKYGFAEVEKGCCGTGNIEVSILCNRYSLNTCSNDSDYIFWDSYHPTQKAYFVLSSLILDHKIKDFF comes from the exons atgaggcCATCACTACTCTTGCAAaagcttctttttcaattgtttcAAGCAATTCTTTGGTGTTGTTCTTCCATTCTCATCATTGCCATCATCATATTATTCCAACATGTTTCTGCTGAAAATCTACCAAACAATGAAACTGTGCCAGCAGTGATTGTGTTTGGAGATTCCATAGTTGATTCCGGCAACAACAATTATATCAGTACTATTGTCAAGTGCGATTTCTCACCATACGGAAGAGATTTTGGTGACGGAAATTATCCGACCGGAAGATTTAGCAACGGTTTAGTCCCATCAGACATTATTG cTGCAAGATTTGGAGTCAAGAAACTTTTACCACCTTACCTTGATCCGAATTTGCAACTTGAAGATCTCCTCACCGGAGTAAGCTTCGCCTCCGGCGGTGCCGGATATGATCCTCTAACATCCAAATTAatg TCTGTGATATCATTAACAGAACAACTAAACATGTTTAAGGAGTACATAAACAAGATTAAGGAAGCAGTTGGAGAAAACAGAACATCAATGATAGTGTCAAAGAGTATATACATAATTTGCATTGGAAGTGATGACATTGCCAACACTTATGTTCAGACACCATTTAGAAAAATTCAGTATGATATTCCATCATACACAGATTTTATGGCTTCTGAAGCCTCAAATTTCTTTCAG GAACTTTATGGATTAGGAGCAAGAAGGATTGGAGTGTTTGGTGTACCAGTTATAGGTTGTGTGCCCTCACAAAGAACAATTAGTGGAGGCATCCTTAGAGCATGTTCATATTCTACAAACCAAGCAGCAATACTCTTTAACTCAAAGCTCTCCAACCAAATGGATGCACTTCAAAAGAAGTTTCCAGATGCTAGATTTGTCTATCTTGATTCCTACAATCCATTCCTTGATATGCTTCAAAACCCTACAAAATATG GTTTTGCTGAGGTAGAGAAAGGATGCTGTGGCACAGGGAACATAGAAGTGAGCATATTGTGCAACCGTTACAGCCTTAACACATGTTCCAACGACTCTGATTACATTTTCTGGGATAGTTATCATCCTACTCAAAAggcttattttgtgcttagttctTTGATTCTTGATCACAAAATCAAAGACTTCTTTTGA